Within Chitinispirillales bacterium, the genomic segment TTTCTTCATACAAAATCCTTTTATAGATTGGCGAACAAAACATTTTTTTGAACAAAAAATATATTGAAACCATTCGTTATATGGATAATGCAAAAGAGGCATTGGCAAAATCTCAAAAAAGATGAAAATGGACTATATCTTCTCAAGAATACTTTCCCATCGTTTATCTGGAATGTGCGCTCCTAATATTCTACAAACTTCATAACCGCACAAAGAGCCTATAAAACCCGCTTTTTCTATTGGAAGATTGTTTATTATCCCGTAAAGAAAACCGCTTGCCCATAAATCTCCGGCGCCTGTGGTATCTTTTGCTTTTTCTTCGCCGACCGGAGCAATCTCATATACGCTATTTTCATATTTTACTAAACTTCCGCGCTTTCCTAATTTTACGACCGCAATCTGCGCGTCTTTTGCAATAATATCCAGAGCCTCTTTTTCATCGGATTTTTTTGTGTATGCTTTTGCTTCGTCTTCGTTTGCCAAAACAATATCGACATATTCGCGTACAAGCGATTGAACAAAATCCAAATTCTGTTCAATAATATTGAAACTTGCCAAATCAAGCGATATTTTTACGTCGGCTTTTTTTGCGTTTGCCATAACCGTTCGCAAAAGTTTCTCGTTGAAAATCAAGTATCCTTCAATATGAACCAATGCCGCCCCTGCAAAAATTTCTGGAGTGAAAACGGCAGGGTCGGTATATCCGCTTGCGCCCAAATATGTAAGCATTGAACGTTGAGCGTCGGGGGTGACTACGGACACTACACGTCCTGTATCCGCTTTATCGGCAGTTGTGAGTTGCGCTTTTACATTATTTTTGGCGAGCGCGGTTTTGAATTTCTCACCCAATTCGTCATTTCCGCAGCAACCGATAAATTTCGCGGTTTTGCTAAGCCGTCCCAAACCTATTGTCGTATTACAAGCGGAACCGCCTGGTGCGATAATTACCGAATTTTGCGTTTTTGCAAGGAGTTTATCGGCAAAATCCGCTTCTACAAGCGACATGCCGCCTTTTACTATTTTGTTTTGTTCAAGAAACTCGTCCGTTTCCTGTAATATAATATCCATTAAAGCCGAACCGACGCCGATTGCAAATTTTGCCATATAAATTACTCCGTCTTAATTATTGTTTTACTGAAAATACTATTTGGGATTCACCAATAGTTTTTTTACCAATAATTAAAACACTATCTTTTCCCCACAGATACCGCTATAATTTTTCTATATGTGCGAACTTCTTTTCCTTCTCGGTCGTCAAACTGCACTTCTACCTGAATAAGCGCCAAATATGTCCCAGCTCCTGCATTTCTACCAGATGTATTCTTCCCGTCCCAAACGGCTACTCCTACCACATTTCCTTTGCGATCCCCCTCCGTTATCACCGATGGCTCTATCTTTATATCTTGGGTGACTGCGTTGCCGGTCTGGTCGAGTATTTTCATATAACCCTGCAAATTCGAAGGGCTGGATATCGGTCCTTTAGCTTCAATAACTACAGCAACGCCTTTGTCGTTATCTTGTATTTTATAATATTCTACAAGACTGGGGTCAAAAGATTTCGGTTCGTAACGCTTATCTCCTACCTTTACCATGTAAAGCGGCTGCGGAACTACCCTCACGTTCAAATCCGTCGAGTAATCACCATTTACTTTAAGAGGCGCACGAACAGTTAAATTTTGCATATTGTCCGAATCATCCTTGACGTATCCGCTAGATACTATCCATATACTGTCGTTGGTTAAAGGATATGGTACCGTCGTCGATGTTACTTTATACCGAAGAGTATTATTTCCTATCTGTTTCGGCATTTCAGGGGAAAACGTCATATCAAATTCACCTTCTGGAGCCGATAATACGTGCCAGAATTTATACGGATTTCCCATTGATGCTGTTATCGGTTCGCTAAATACTACGTCAAGGGTTGTATCCGCTCCTATGTTATAAATTCCTTTTAAAATCACAGGAGCGATACTGTCGTCTATCGGCACCGGCGTCGGATTCGGTTTTATCGTAATGTTATTATAGACTATTTCACCGGGAAGTACAATTACGTCATTGCTGTTAATACCTGTTCTTGGAGGGTTGTCATTTCTGTCATTGTTTGCCGCGGATTCGGTAACTTTCAAATCAAATCCCGTTTGAGTGGAATTAAGAATAACTTCGTCTTTTGTAAAGTCACGGGACGGAGAAAGTACAATTGCATCTGCCAACATTTCAGCAAAAGTCAAATCTATTTTTGTTCTCATATCGACCTTAATCAAATTAACGTACCCGTTACTGATATCGTTTGTTTCAAAATAAGCGGCGGAAAATATTTGCGCGACCACTTCCTGTAGAATCTCGACTTTTTTATTGTTTTTCGCCGTCTGCTCATTGTTATGCGGAACATCTTTAATTATATGGTCAGCGCCCGAATTGATAAATATTGAATCGCCCAAAGAAATTTTTCCGCTATAATCCGATTTTACAACAATCCGACATTCGTTTCCGTTCATAGTGAATGAATCAAATTGCACGTCATAAAGCGGTTTTCCAGCCGCTTTCATATTCATAAACTTAAACGGAATATTATCGTTATCAACGTTAATATCAAAATTCTCGCTCAATTTGACAACCAAAACATCGTTTTCGCCTAAAACATTCGACGTTATAATCATTGCCGATACAACCACAGGCGCGGCGCCGTCATTTACTTCAAAATTTTTGCTGAAATATTCCCCGTCCGGATTTAACGGTATGTATTTCCCGTCAAGATACGTTACGCTCATTCGCATTACACCGTTTGTAGAATCCTGAACATTTTCTGTTTTCGGGAAATTTAACGCAAGTATAACGGTTGTTTTGTTTTCCGTGCCGTCGCCGTTACTTCCGTACCCGATAATTGAAGGTAAATAATCGCTTACACCTGCAAAACTTAACATTGTAAATTCAATTTCGTTTAAATCTTCTACTTCATCATCAAATACGACAACGACACTGTCCACAATTCCGTTGCCGTCGCTGTCATAATAAATACTTCCAATTGGAAGAGGCGGAAGAGGTATGGCTGATATTATAACCGTTACCTTAACCGACATAACCCAAGTGTCTGTAGGGTACCCGTAAACCGCAGTATCAAGCGCAGTATAATAAAATTCATCAATATTCACATCGGTAAGATTTGCGATTTTATCTTCTCTGATTTTGTATCTCACCTGTCCGTCTTCAATGGTCACCTCGCCAAATTCGGTTTGAATCTGTTGCGCCTTGAGTTCGTTTGTAAGCGCGTCTGAAGTATTAAATTTGGCGTTAGGCAATAAATTTTCGTTAGTCAATCCGAGAATTTTCTGTATGTTTCCGTCTATTGTCAAATCAAGGTCAATAAAATATGTAAGATTCAATAACCACCCAACGTTTATAAGAATATTTCGAATTCCAGTGCTAATGTCAAGAAGCACTCTTACATCGTTATTCGGCGCCAATTCAAACGGGTTATCGTTCCAAGGAAGTATATTTACGGTAATATCAACCGGTTCGCTTTTAGCAAAACACTCAAGCCCTGCCGTCGCATACGCGTTATTTATCGCCGTAACCGTAACTGTCGCCGTACGATTTTGTTCGGGAGAGTCGTAATTCGCTCGGTATTTCTCACTTGTTCTGAGTTCTCCTTCCACAATTTCAAACCATTCTTTATTTACGCCGCTAATTTCGTATTCAACGCTTTCCGAAGCGCTAAGCGTTGCGACCACTTGACCTTGGCTTGCTTTCAAAGTTCCCGCTCCGTTATTGTGATACTCAATAATACCGTCAAGTTTTTGCACAAAATTAAACATAGGACGTTGCGCCTGATTTATCATATTTATTGTAATTGTACCGCCGGATATATTCTCATTCGACAAATCCCATTCTTCCGCATTACCGCCGCTTATACTGATAAGATTTAATTCGACAGTGAAATTTCCGCTTTTATACGTCTCATTATTCACTATGTTAAACGGTATTACGGCATTTTGATTGTGATAGCCATTGTCCGTTTTTCCGCTAAATCTTAACACGCCTGTAAGCGCCGCTGGCGTTGTCGGCGCGGGGAAAACAACATCGTCTTCAATTTTCAAATTGTCATTAAGCGTTATTTTATAACCCAATTCAATAGTAACGTCTCCCGACAGCGGTTCGGACAGGGAAACTGCAATATTATGATTTGTCAGTTGTTTG encodes:
- a CDS encoding adenosine kinase codes for the protein MAKFAIGVGSALMDIILQETDEFLEQNKIVKGGMSLVEADFADKLLAKTQNSVIIAPGGSACNTTIGLGRLSKTAKFIGCCGNDELGEKFKTALAKNNVKAQLTTADKADTGRVVSVVTPDAQRSMLTYLGASGYTDPAVFTPEIFAGAALVHIEGYLIFNEKLLRTVMANAKKADVKISLDLASFNIIEQNLDFVQSLVREYVDIVLANEDEAKAYTKKSDEKEALDIIAKDAQIAVVKLGKRGSLVKYENSVYEIAPVGEEKAKDTTGAGDLWASGFLYGIINNLPIEKAGFIGSLCGYEVCRILGAHIPDKRWESILEKI